TATGCAACTCTGGCTCTATCCGttgttagagaagagaaactttcCATGTTATCGCAACGCGGAATTAAATCAAAGGCAGAAATATGGGTGACAAATAAGATTGGTGAGACACAAGTGGTGTCGTGGAGCATGGTCTTAGCTTTGGATTTGCAGCCTAAACGTTGTATTGGGGAAAGCGGAAGTTTCTTGGTCgacgagaagaagagagtggtCGTGTGTTGTGATAATATTAGAGACCAAGGAAAAACCACGGTACACATTTTTGGAGAGGACAACAAAGTGAAACAAGTGGGTTTTGAAGTCGGATCATCTCTGTAATGTATGTTTtattatgttccaagtttgaCTCAAATCTACCAAGGTATCAcaggcaaaagaaaaagggacGAATGATCATAGTGTTTGGTGTGGATCTTGGAGCAACTATCAGATTTTTCAATTATGAtaagttttcttctcaatttcaattAATCGCTTCTTTATGCCATAATTTAGAGGCAATTGCTgtaatatttctaaattttttaggCATTCTTTACTTTGTACTTCTCCTTTTAATTATATAGGTAGATTTGATGATAATTAGAAGATTAAGACTTCAAAAATGGAGATTAtgtgaaattgagaaaagcatcacacaaagaaaatggtttttgGTGGAACAATTGGGATATTTGCATAACATGAATTTTGATTCCGGTTTACTAtacattatttgtttcttgattccgGTTTAGTATATCCTAGTACTTACTTAAATCAATAATCCGGGCATGGTTAAAATTAATCAGACGTTGAATCAATGAGACTCCCCGTCACCGTCAAAGCCACTAAGCCGTCGTTTCTCGTCATTTGGATCCGATACTCCTCCGCCGCGTCGTCGCCGACAGTCTCCTTGAATCCAGTAAACCTCTCTCCCGCACACGCTTACATGTATATGCGACTTTATTATCCATTGGAATCATTTtgagtgtgttttttttgtcttgggGTTCAATACTGTAGAGTGGACGATTACAGCAAACTCTCGCAGGATCTGTGGAAGTGAAAGGAAAATCTCTGCACTCCGGTAAGTTCTCGACGGTGAAGCTAAATCCGGAGATCGCCGGAGCTGGTAGGTTCTTCGAGTTTCGATCCAGATTCATCCCTGCGTCGATTGAATTTGCTCAGGAATCGCCTCTTTGCACGACGCTGTTGAAAGATGAGCTCAAAATCCGAACCGTTGAGCATTTGTTATCAGCTCTTGAGGCGAAGGGAGTTGATAATTGCAGGATTCAAATCGAGAGCGAAAGTTCCGATGATCGAGAAGTCGAGGTTTGTTACCTGAATACATACATTTTGAGTAATCATAGGTCGAATCAATGTCTCGTATTGTCTATTTTGACTGGATTTGTATGCTATAGAGATTGTCAACATCTTGCTGTGCAGTGTAGCTCTTAGTTTTATAGACTTGGTACACTGGAGGAGATGATGAGTGTAGGCAACACTAACCAAGTGACAGGTCCCTATTTTTGATGGATCAGCTAAAGAATGGGTCGATGCGATACAAGGAGTTGGCATAAACGCGGCTCAAAACCATGATGGTGAAAGTGTAGAGAAGATGGTCGCACATGTGAACAAGCCTGTGTATGTTTGCAAGAACGATACTTTTGTTGCTGCATTTCCGGCTCTAGAGACTCGGATCACTTGTGGTATCGACTTCCCACAGGTTCAGTCTAATGGCATTTTGACTTATTTTCTGCTTGTACATAAATTGTTATTGACTTGGTCTGTTGTGTATGATGATGAACTTTACAGGTGCCTGCTATAGGCTGCCAATGGTTTTCTTGGAGACCTATCCATGAGTCTTCTTTTGCAAAGGATATCGCATCATCAAGAACCTTCTGTGTCTATGAAGAGGTTAGTTAGATCCATTGTTGTTGCTTAGGAGCTTTGGAATCAGTAAACTGGTGTTCGTTCTTCAACCATCTGTGTCTGAGGGTTTTGTTTGCAGGTGGAGCGTATGCGTGAAGCAGGGCTCATTAAAGGAGGTTCTCTGGATAACGCCATAGTTTGTAGGTAAATAATCTTGCATATTGATGACTAAAGGGACACAATATTCAACTGAAACTGTCTCTAATGCAGCGCTGAGCATGGATGGATGAATCCTCctctgcggtttgatgatgaagcaTGTCGACATAAGATTCTTGACCTAATCGGTGACCTCTCCCTTGTTTCACGGGGCGGAAATGGAGGACTCCCCGTGGCTCACATAGTCGCATATAAGGTAAATAATACTAGCTTAACATCTTATAGTTtgcacaaaaaagaaaaaaaaaaaacatcttatagttttctcgagaaaagaaaacaatagtatTATCTTTCAAATGCAGGCGGGTCATGCACTGCACACTGACTTAGCACGTCACCTTACCATGGACTGAAGAGTATGTGCTCGTTGTCAACCATATCCCGCAAAAGCCTTGAtcgtttctgtttctttttggattcGTTATCCAAAGATGGTACCAATGtgggatttttgtttgttcaatgGAAGATCATTACTCTTGTGAATACAGTAAAATTTGTAACATTAAACTATTTTAGGTACTAATCATAGGGACATTTTAACCGATCAAACtgttccaaaaccaaattgaattGAAACTTAAGTTGTAGTTCAATAATAGTTTTACTCTGTACCAATTTAACAtattgaaactgaaaataaaagaaaatggaacagaactaataaaaataataaaataatttaaaacgaaaaagaatTTGACTTGGATACATTTTTCACATTAGGAAAAGGTAAATTCctctccttttttatttttatttttttactcgTATTTATAATTGTTGTACATTATAACGTATTAGGATACGTATTAAGAgagaagaaccctaattaCTTACGAGAGAGgagaaccctaattttcaaTTGTGGTCGAAAATTGGAagaatgaggaggaggaggtgcgATCTTCAACCGAAGAGAACGAGAATGTGCGATCTTCAACCGAAGAGAACGAGTATGTGCGATCTTCCACCGAAGCTGGTAGGGGAGAAGATCCTCACGAGGATTCCGATAACATCTCTGAGAGCGGTGCGATCCACTTGCAAATTATGGAACGCTTTAACCAAAGATCGGGTTCTGGGTAAAGCAGCGGCGCAGTTTTTGGGGTTTATGACGATGGATTCAAAGGTCTGTTCAGTTAGATTCCATCTCCGTCGCAgcaaggaggaagaagaagacacgaTGGATCTATCTATAAAGCAGGTAGATTTGCTTAATCAAGTCGAGATATCTAGAGTGTATCACTGCGACGGCTTGTTGTTATGCGTGGCTAAGGACAACTCGAGGGTCGTGGTTTGGAACCCTTATTTGGGGCAAACAAGATGGATCAGACCCAGAACAGAATCCAACATAGGAGACAGCTATGCTCTTGGATACGACATCAACCGTaaccacaaaatcttgaggaTGGTGCAGACAAGAAACGTTTCCGTTTACAGGTACGAAATCTACGACTTGCGCTCTAATTCATGGAGGGTTCTCGAGGTCACTCCCAACGGGGAAATGGACCCTAATCATCCCCTCTACGGCGTTTCTGTGAAGGGAAATACCTACTTTTTTGCGCATGAGGATAGCAGCAGTGGTGAAATTGATGAAGATGGCGACATAATCGATCTTGAAGatttcttactctgttttgattttacaacaGAGACATTTGGTCTGCGTCTGCCTCTTCCGTTTCACTCTACTATCGATGCGACTGTGACCCTCTCTTGTGTTAGAGACCAGCAGCTCGCGGTGCTATATCATAATGAGGGTCTTCACAGTGATGATCGGTTTACCACAGTTGAGTTTTGGGTTACTACTAGTATTGAGCCCAACTCTGTGTCCTGGAGCAAGTTTTTGACAGTGGATATGAGACCATTGGCACTCACTGGTGTTCGGTTTGACAATGATATGGGTGCCACCTTCTTCATTGACGAGGATGAGAAAGTCGCTGTGGTTTTCGATCTAGACGGATACCTAAGCACCGAGAGCGCTCGTTACCACACCGCTTTTATCAGTGGAAAGGATGGATTCTTTAAACCTGTGACTCTAGGAGTAGCTCCCAATGTCGGGGAACCTTGTCCCAGAACCGGGCATATTCCGACTACATATCGTCCCCCGCTTGTCTGCTCGTCTACTTACCTTCCGAGTTTAGTGCAAGTCAACCAACAGcgcaaaaggaaagaaagacaTGTTTAGTTTTCTGTTCCTTGCAGTTCTCAAGACTGCTAGTCAATTCTCAGTTACATTTCCATGTtatctttctcctcttttagtttctcttctcaAACTTACTCTTGTCATGGTTTAAGTTTCTTACTTTTCGTCAGTGAGATGGTTAGGTaccttatttgtttcttgcaTTGTCGTCTGCTAGTAAATTTATCAAAGCATTGTTCTAGTCACTTGTTCACTTGCACCATCCTTAAGCAAAGCATGACATGGTTTCATGTACTGTTAGCCCAATTATGGAGTACATATCTCATATAAGTTAGTCTGTTTCTGCGTTTACTTCTAAGTTAGTCCCAATTATGGAGTACATATCTCatacatatcttatatatacgaAAAGTGATATCTGATCTCATCTCATGTATGTTGTGTTTCTTACACCATTATGAATACTATCTGGCCTTTACAGGTTCGTCCTGTAGTGAAAGAAGTACTAGACACATTTTGGGTAGGTGCTTAGCTAGGAAccaaataaaaactgaaagacCCTCGGCAATTTTTGTCGCTAGGCATGCTTAAATAACCATAGCTTTCTGCTTTCCACATTTCACAAATTAAGTAAAAGTGGAGGAACAAGTCGAATTTTTATGATAGAAACAATGGGAAGATGGCAAGGAACATTTTGCATTGGCAAATATTATTACAGGGAGGCACTATTCGAACACAGCAGATTTTCTCATTCAGGCTAGTCTACGTCAGCTTCTCGGAATCCTTTTTCTCTacgattttgatgaaattgcGGACAATTGTCTTGCCCTCAGTTGTTATAATACTCTCCGGATGAAATTGAACTCCCTGTGAACAATGTTTACAAGACTTCAAGAGTTCTGTTTTGAATGGAGGGGGCAATAAGATTACAGTACACACTTGTGCGGGTTTTACCTGTATATGCTTGTACTTTCTGTGACGGGCAGCCATAACCAGACCATCTTCTGTCCATGCTGTAACCTCGAGCTCATCACTAGGAAATGTATCTTTTTCGATCACGAGACTGTGATATCTACCTACAATGAAAGGGCTGAAACCAACcagatttgttttattacaCATTTTTACAGACTTATGATTAACTATATTAgacaacacacaaaaaaaattgattttgattcatacTTTGATAATCCAGAGAACAagccttcttctcctttctcatcATAGTGAACCATTGAGCTTTTCCCATGCATAACACCAAATGGTGACCGCACAATCTTTCCTAATCAATGTTCAAACAAAATTGCATTTAAGCTGTGGATGCATagaataaagaacaaaaccatGTTTGAACACTGATACGGGAAAATAAGATGTCTTGTTTATATGCAACTAACCTCCAAATGCTTCTCCTATACACTGCAAACCCATACATACTCCAAATAAAGGAACAAGTGGTCCGAGTTCCAAAACAGTTTGCAAGGAAATCCCAGAGTCTTGAGGGGTACCTatcaaattcaagaaaagtGTTATCCACTTCTCCAGCATATAATTATAGGAGAAATTTCAGAGGCCAAAATATTTACCAGGTCCAGGAGAAATCAACACTCCTCTTGGATTTTTTCTGCAAGAGGGAGAGAATGATAAAGGAATGAACATCAGTCGATTAGCCAGATTACGTTTTAAACAGAATGCATATAGTTTCTTCTTACCTTTTCAGCTCTTCTACTGTAAGTTCATCATTGCGGTAAACTTCAAAATGGCATTGTAGCTCTCCCATATACTGTAGAAATAGATAGcaattctcaaaattttgtttatactaAAGCAGAAGAAACCATATCAAGAGAACGATCACAATAAATAGTATGCACCTGACACTATTCTGCGTGGAGAACTAGAAGTAAGACATGATCAAATTGTATATTTGGTATCTATGTGCGTTAAGTCAGATATTCAGAGCAGCCAAAATCTCATGAGAAAGCGAGATATTTCAACTAGGAATAACAAATCTAAAGTCAAAAATAGCAACTCAGGAAATCGCCAATTCAAACTTTGAACATGATTAAAGATTCTACTTAAAAGACCAGACTTTAGGCAGCAAAGAAGTGATGTGTTAGCTTTTGCTGGATCAACAATTACTCCTTACAACGACAAACAAGCAACGAGGAGCTTTCGACAATAAGATTCGATGGCACGACATAGCAACGACTCTGATCACATTAACAACAGATGGTCAACATTACATAGTCTTATCTATTAGCAAGTCGAAAGTAGATTGGATTGTGAACTAATGAGATTCTAACATTCAATCACAATGCATATACTTGAATACATTTCTAACAAAATGCAAATTCAGCTGCTTTCACATCAAAAATCTAACGAGCCTAGTAAGATTTGAGATTGTGTTAGAAATGAAACCTGGCAGAGATTGTAAGTGAAGCTGTCGTAATTATCAATCACGATGATAGGACCATTCTGTTTAGAGGAATTGATAACAACGGAAGGTATCGAATTCGATTCTGCCATTTCAATAGAAGCTTCAGCAAATGTACATCTCTACGACTCTTCCCCAAAACTGAAAACTCCTATATCACAGAAGTATATTTGGGATCTAAGTGAGATATTCAGAGCAGCCAACAAGGAATAACCCAATCTAACAATAGCAACTCAGAAAATCAccaattttcaaactttaaacAAGATAAAAGACTTAAAAGACCAGACTGTAGGCAGCTAAGAAGTAATGTATTAGCTATTGCTGAATCAAAAATTACTCCTGGCAAGGACAAAGAAGCAAGGAGGAgctttttcaaatatatacaaaaccaaaaaaaattactcatCTAGAGAACTAGTCTTACGTGAATAAGATTCGATGGTGCCGCATAACGACTCAGTCTGATCACATAACAAGAGAGAAATTACATTACA
This sequence is a window from Arabidopsis thaliana chromosome 1 sequence. Protein-coding genes within it:
- a CDS encoding F-box family protein (F-box family protein; CONTAINS InterPro DOMAIN/s: F-box domain, cyclin-like (InterPro:IPR001810), F-box domain, Skp2-like (InterPro:IPR022364), F-box associated domain, type 1 (InterPro:IPR006527), F-box associated interaction domain (InterPro:IPR017451); BEST Arabidopsis thaliana protein match is: F-box family protein (TAIR:AT1G25150.1); Has 30201 Blast hits to 17322 proteins in 780 species: Archae - 12; Bacteria - 1396; Metazoa - 17338; Fungi - 3422; Plants - 5037; Viruses - 0; Other Eukaryotes - 2996 (source: NCBI BLink).), coding for MRRRRCDLQPKRTRMCDLQPKRTSMCDLPPKLVGEKILTRIPITSLRAVRSTCKLWNALTKDRVLGKAAAQFLGFMTMDSKVCSVRFHLRRSKEEEEDTMDLSIKQVDLLNQVEISRVYHCDGLLLCVAKDNSRVVVWNPYLGQTRWIRPRTESNIGDSYALGYDINRNHKILRMVQTRNVSVYRYEIYDLRSNSWRVLEVTPNGEMDPNHPLYGVSVKGNTYFFAHEDSSSGEIDEDGDIIDLEDFLLCFDFTTETFGLRLPLPFHSTIDATVTLSCVRDQQLAVLYHNEGLHSDDRFTTVEFWVTTSIEPNSVSWSKFLTVDMRPLALTGVRFDNDMGATFFIDEDEKVAVVFDLDGYLSTESARYHTAFISGKDGFFKPVTLGVAPNVGEPCPRTGHIPTTYRPPLVCSSTYLPSLVQVNQQRKRKERHV
- the LpxC3 gene encoding UDP-3-O-acyl N-acetylglycosamine deacetylase family protein (UDP-3-O-acyl N-acetylglycosamine deacetylase family protein; FUNCTIONS IN: UDP-3-O-[3-hydroxymyristoyl] N-acetylglucosamine deacetylase activity; INVOLVED IN: lipid A biosynthetic process; CONTAINS InterPro DOMAIN/s: UDP-3-O-acyl N-acetylglucosamine deacetylase, N-terminal (InterPro:IPR015870), UDP-3-O-acyl N-acetylglucosamine deacetylase (InterPro:IPR004463), Ribosomal protein S5 domain 2-type fold (InterPro:IPR020568), UDP-3-O-acyl N-acetylglucosamine deacetylase, C-terminal (InterPro:IPR011334); BEST Arabidopsis thaliana protein match is: UDP-3-O-acyl N-acetylglycosamine deacetylase family protein (TAIR:AT1G24880.1); Has 5320 Blast hits to 5320 proteins in 1417 species: Archae - 0; Bacteria - 2992; Metazoa - 1; Fungi - 0; Plants - 57; Viruses - 0; Other Eukaryotes - 2270 (source: NCBI BLink).); translated protein: MRLPVTVKATKPSFLVIWIRYSSAASSPTVSLNPSGRLQQTLAGSVEVKGKSLHSGKFSTVKLNPEIAGAGRFFEFRSRFIPASIEFAQESPLCTTLLKDELKIRTVEHLLSALEAKGVDNCRIQIESESSDDREVEVPIFDGSAKEWVDAIQGVGINAAQNHDGESVEKMVAHVNKPVYVCKNDTFVAAFPALETRITCGIDFPQVPAIGCQWFSWRPIHESSFAKDIASSRTFCVYEEVERMREAGLIKGGSLDNAIVCSAEHGWMNPPLRFDDEACRHKILDLIGDLSLVSRGGNGGLPVAHIVAYKAGHALHTDLARHLTMD
- a CDS encoding Glutamine amidotransferase type 1 family protein (Glutamine amidotransferase type 1 family protein; FUNCTIONS IN: catalytic activity, anthranilate synthase activity; INVOLVED IN: glutamine metabolic process, biosynthetic process, metabolic process; CONTAINS InterPro DOMAIN/s: Glutamine amidotransferase class-I, C-terminal (InterPro:IPR000991), Glutamine amidotransferase superfamily (InterPro:IPR011702), Anthranilate synthase, glutamine amidotransferase domain (InterPro:IPR006221), Carbamoyl phosphate synthase, GATase domain (InterPro:IPR001317), Glutamine amidotransferase type 1 (InterPro:IPR017926), Anthranilate synthase component II/delta crystallin (InterPro:IPR006220); BEST Arabidopsis thaliana protein match is: Glutamine amidotransferase type 1 family protein (TAIR:AT1G24909.1); Has 23967 Blast hits to 23967 proteins in 3339 species: Archae - 582; Bacteria - 15663; Metazoa - 561; Fungi - 667; Plants - 197; Viruses - 0; Other Eukaryotes - 6297 (source: NCBI BLink).), with product MAESNSIPSVVINSSKQNGPIIVIDNYDSFTYNLCQYMGELQCHFEVYRNDELTVEELKRKNPRGVLISPGPGTPQDSGISLQTVLELGPLVPLFGVCMGLQCIGEAFGGKIVRSPFGVMHGKSSMVHYDEKGEEGLFSGLSNPFIVGRYHSLVIEKDTFPSDELEVTAWTEDGLVMAARHRKYKHIQGVQFHPESIITTEGKTIVRNFIKIVEKKDSEKLT